A genomic region of Macaca thibetana thibetana isolate TM-01 chromosome 14, ASM2454274v1, whole genome shotgun sequence contains the following coding sequences:
- the TEX54 gene encoding testis-expressed protein 54 encodes MSQKPGLEAGRLAWVAGSPGPRGAMGCCQDKDFEMSDEQSKEAESEAVREDGTRGTHRGPRECEKGLPEGRGELRGLVASGAEGIDVNSPDHGNHKSNESLLITVLWRRLSMFSRRGSSRSSKRQSDQMRSSMFSGRDSLPSSKRQSDQTRKQERPIREGNQEEPEKG; translated from the coding sequence ATGTCACAAAAGCCGGGCCTGGAGGCAGGTAGGCTGGCGTGGGTGGCAGGGAGTCCAGGGCCCCGCGGGGCCATGGGCTGCTGCCAAGACAAGGACTTTGAGATGTCGGATGAGCAGTCCAAGGAGGCAGAGTCTGAGGCCGTCAGGGAAGATGGGACCAGAGGCACACACAGAGGGCCCAGGGAGTGTGAGAAGGGGCTTCCCGAGGGTAGGGGTGAGCTCAGAGGCCTCGTCGCCTCAGGCGCCGAAGGTATCGACGTGAACTCCCCGGACCATGGGAATCATAAGTCGAACGAAAGCCTTCTGATCACCGTGCTGTGGCGGCGACTATCCATGTTCAGTCGTCGGGGCTCCTCGCGGTCAAGCAAGAGACAATCAGACCAGATGAGGTCATCAATGTTCAGTGGTCGGGACTCCTTGCCGTCAAGCAAGAGGCAATCAGATCAGACTCGGAAACAGGAGCGTCCGATCCGAGAAGGCAACCAGGAGGAGCCGGAGAAGGGATGA